A single region of the Aquarana catesbeiana isolate 2022-GZ linkage group LG07, ASM4218655v1, whole genome shotgun sequence genome encodes:
- the HRH1 gene encoding histamine H1 receptor, with protein MMLNNNLSITKNVTEIHSASLGLVLGTISFFTVIMNILVLYAVKTERKLHTVGNLYIVSLSIADLIVGMAVMPLNIVYLLNHDWILGRPACLFWLSMDYVASTASIFSLFILCIDRYRSIQQPLQYLKYRTKTRASAMISGAWLLSLTWVIPILGWHVFANGGVRSVPEHMCETEFHKVTWFKVLTAILNFYIPSLLMLWFYAKIYKAVREHYKHRQLINGSFQLFYGSKFVRNVKVLKKSKDCVRRQCPNGNLMVPETNFHSHYTTVSNVFTQQKNTQEHFQIEEYEAQQGYEPCDNKVVKLHCFPLAIIQAHPEECRNYVTVNRKKLKDQCLDNLDVTDEDHTFAEAGSCILETSHVEDNNTENAEGSEPQVSGNLSYLKHTWQRFRTHSKQNIQGLHMNRERKAAKQLGFIMAAFMLCWIPYFVLFMVIAFCQDCFNHNFHMFTIWLGYINSTLNPLIYPLCNENFKKTFKKIFHVKLNCGVCKKETFTMCSYK; from the coding sequence ATGATGCTGAATAACAACTTGAGTATAACAAAGAATGTCACAGAAATCCACTCTGCAAGCTTAGGCCTGGTTCTAGGGACCATATCATTTTTTACAGTCATCATGAACATTTTAGTGTTGTATGCTGTAAAAACCGAGCGCAAACTTCATACGGTTGGAAACCTGTACATTGTCAGCTTATCTATTGCAGATCTTATTGTAGGTATGGCCGTTATGCCCCTTAACATTGTGTATCTCCTAAATCATGATTGGATACTTGGAAGACCAGCATGCCTCTTTTGGTTGTCTATGGACTACGTTGCTAGTACAGCCTCCATATTTAGCCTTTTTATTCTCTGTATTGATCGTTATCGTTCAATCCAGCAGCCGCTGCAATACTTAAAGTACCGTACAAAGACCCGAGCCTCTGCAATGATATCAGGAGCATGGCTTTTGTCCCTGACTTGGGTTATACCAATTTTGGGATGGCATGTGTTTGCAAACGGTGGAGTTCGATCAGTACCAGAACATATGTGCGAAACAGAGTTCCACAAAGTGACCTGGTTTAAAGTTCTTACAGCCATATTAAATTTTTACATTCCATCTTTGCTAATGTTGTGGTTTTATGCCAAAATTTACAAGGCTGTAAGGGAACACTACAAACATCGACAGCTTATTAATGGTTCCTTCCAACTGTTTTATGGCAGTAAATTTGTTAGAAATGTGAAGGTGCTCAAAAAATCTAAAGACTGTGTGAGGCGGCAGTGTCCTAATGGAAATCTTATGGTTCCTGAGACAAATTTTCACAGCCATTACACCACAGTTTCTAATGTTTTTACACAACAAAAAAACACTCAAGAACATTTCCAAATAGAAGAATATGAAGCTCAACAGGGATATGAACCATGTGATAATAAGGTTGTTAAGTTGCACTGTTTTCCTCTTGCTATAATACAGGCCCACCCAGAAGAGTGCCGAAACTACGTCACAGTCAACAGAAAAAAACTGAAAGACCAGTGTCTGGATAACCTGGATGTGACAGACGAAGACCATACATTTGCAGAAGCAGGTTCTTGCATCTTAGAGACAAGTCACGTGGAAGACAACAACACAGAAAATGCTGAGGGATCTGAACCCCAAGTCTCTGGGAACCTTAGCTATCTGAAACATACTTGGCAGAGGTTCCGCACCCATTCCAAACAGAACATCCAAGGACTTCATATGAATAGGGAGAGAAAAGCGGCTAAGCAATTGGGTTTCATTATGGCAGCATTTATGTTGTGTTGGATCCCATACTTTGTTCTTTTTATGGTCATAGCATTTTGCCAAGACTGCTTTAACCACAATTTTCACATGTTTACTATTTGGCTAGGTTACATCAATTCAACACTGAACCCTCTTATCTATCCCTTGTGTAATGAGAATTtcaaaaagacatttaaaaagaTATTTCATGTTAAGTTAAACTGTGGTGTTTGTAAAAAGGAAACGTTTACAATGTGCAGCTATAAATGA